The following is a genomic window from Rubidibacter lacunae KORDI 51-2.
TTGTGGAAACGCTCGAGCCGCCAGCCGTAGGCGCGGACTTGATTGCTGGTTCGCTGATTAAGAATCCAGGCGGAACGATCGCGACCGCAGGCGGGTATGTAGCCGGTCGGACGGACTTGGTAGAAGCAGCTTGTTGTCGGCTGACCGCACCGGGAATTGGCAGCAAAGGTGGTGCAACCTTCAACCAGCATCGGTTGCTGTTCCAGGGGTTGTTCCTTGCACCACAGATGGTGGGCGAGGCACTTAAGGGCAGCCATCTGATTGCTTGGGTAATGGACCGCTTGGGCTACCCGGTGAACCCGTTGCCGATGGTGCCGCGCCGCGATGTCATTCAGGCCGTGCGCTTGGGCTCGAGAGAAAAGTTAATTGCCTTCTGTCGCGCTCTCCAGCAGCACTCCCCGGTGGATTCTTTCGTCGACCCAACACCGGCACCCATGCCAGGTTATGCCAGCGATTTAGTCATGGCCGGCGGCACCTTCGTAGACGGTAGCACCTTAGAATTGTCGGCCGACGGACCGCTTCGCGAGCCCTACACCGTGTTTTGTCAGGGGGGGACGCACTGGACGCATGTGGCGATCGCCCTGGACGCCGCCCTTGAGGCGATCGCGGCGGTCGAATAAGTGCAAACTTAGGGCAGACGGGAATCGACGCTCCAGATTGAAGCGTCCCCCAACAGTATCTACCCCTGTCTCCGGCTGGTTTCGTATCCGTGCTGGTGCAGTTGCTCCAGAAAGAACTCCTCGAGCGACGCGCGCGCGCGCCGCAGTTCTAGAAGCTGTGCGTTCATGTCGTGCAGGCTGACTAAGAACTCATCTGGGTTGCCGCGCAACTGTCCCCGCCAGCGGCCGTCGGGGGCAAAATGGAGATTTTGCACCCAAGGCTTTAGCGCTTCCGATTCGCCTCCCGTACCCGCAACCTGATAGTCGCTCGTGCTGCCCAGCAAGGTATCCAGCGACCCTTCGCAAAGTAACTTTCCCCGTGCCAAGATGGCAAAGCGATCGCAGATTTGCTCTACATCGGCCAGCACGTGAGAATTGAAAAATACTGTCTTGCCGCAGGCGCGCAGCGAGAGAATAATTTGCCGGATTTGATATCGTCCGAGCGGATCCAAACCCGACATTGGCTCGTCGAGAAATACAATATCCGGGTCGTTAATCAGCGCTTGAGCCATCCCAATCCGCTGCCGCATTCCCTTTGAATACTGCCGCATTTTCTTTTTGCGTGCTGCAGACTCCGCAAGTCCGACCGTATCCAGCAGTTGCGGTATGCGTTGGCGCTGCACCGCGGGCGCGACCCCAAACAAATTAGCGGTGAATTCTAGGAACTCCCAACCGGTCAAGTAATCATACAAATATGCGTTCTCGGGAAGATAACCAACCTGCTTTTTCACCGCGCGATCGCCCGGTGGTTTGCCGAGCAGCC
Proteins encoded in this region:
- a CDS encoding ABC transporter ATP-binding protein produces the protein MDTVKRLVSEPDTATGNEYVVRTHSLRKVYRTGFWLNRKVETLRDCTLRVQRGQTFGLLGPNGAGKTTLLKIMLGITRPTSGEAWLLGKPPGDRAVKKQVGYLPENAYLYDYLTGWEFLEFTANLFGVAPAVQRQRIPQLLDTVGLAESAARKKKMRQYSKGMRQRIGMAQALINDPDIVFLDEPMSGLDPLGRYQIRQIILSLRACGKTVFFNSHVLADVEQICDRFAILARGKLLCEGSLDTLLGSTSDYQVAGTGGESEALKPWVQNLHFAPDGRWRGQLRGNPDEFLVSLHDMNAQLLELRRARASLEEFFLEQLHQHGYETSRRQG
- a CDS encoding methionine gamma-lyase family protein — its product is MNSTELLQEAEKALFTIFYAIDAQVKANILKILDAYRTQRLGAHHFASVSGYGHDDLGRQVLDGAFARIVGAESAAVRVQLVSGTHAIACALFGVLRPGDELLSVVGSPYDTLEEVIGVRGSVGSLAEFGIAYREVPLTPQGSPSWDAIASAVGPKTRVAFVQRSCGYDWRESLDITAIERIVKLVKQQNPEVVCLVDNCYGEFVETLEPPAVGADLIAGSLIKNPGGTIATAGGYVAGRTDLVEAACCRLTAPGIGSKGGATFNQHRLLFQGLFLAPQMVGEALKGSHLIAWVMDRLGYPVNPLPMVPRRDVIQAVRLGSREKLIAFCRALQQHSPVDSFVDPTPAPMPGYASDLVMAGGTFVDGSTLELSADGPLREPYTVFCQGGTHWTHVAIALDAALEAIAAVE